A single window of Oncorhynchus clarkii lewisi isolate Uvic-CL-2024 chromosome 10, UVic_Ocla_1.0, whole genome shotgun sequence DNA harbors:
- the LOC139419803 gene encoding uncharacterized protein, which produces MESRGGTPPPTTQSRGGTPPPPSQEGEPPPTTQSRGSTPHHPVKRGHPPPPSQEGAPPTTQSRGGTPLHPVKRSTPHHPVKSTPHHPVKRGTPHPVKRGTPHPVKRGTPHPVKRGTPHPVKRGTPHPVKRGTPHPVKREHPHHLVKREHPPPPSQEGHPPPPSQEGAPLLPSQEGAPPPPSQEGHPPPSQEGHPPPSQEGHPPPSQEGHPPPSQEGHPPLSRVKNIMEDSSHGKSLTPLIWR; this is translated from the coding sequence ATGGAGTCAAGAGggggcacccccccccccaccacccagtCAAGAGGGggcacccccccaccacccagtCAAGAGGGGgaacccccccccaccacccagtcaagagggagcaccccccaccACCCAGTCAAGAGGGGGCACCCCCCACCACCCAGTCAAGAGGGGGCACCCCCCACCACCCAGTCAAGAGGGGGCACCCCCCTCCACCCAGTCAAGAGGAGCACCCCCCACCACCCAGTCAAGAGCACCCCCCACCACCCAGTCAAGAGGGGCACCCCCCACCCAGTCAAGAGGGGCACCCCCCACCCAGTCAAGAGGGGCACCCCCCACCCAGTCAAGAGGGGCACCCCCCACCCAGTCAAGAGGGGCACCCCCCACCCAGTCAAGAGGGGCACCCCCCACCCAGTCAAGAGGGAGCACCCCCACCACCTAGTcaagagggagcaccccccaccACCCAGTCAAGAGGGGCACCCCCCACCACCCAGTCAAGAGGGGGCACCCCTACTACCCAGTCAAGAGGGAGCACCCCCACCACCCAGTCAAGAGGGGCACCCCCCACCCAGTCAAGAGGGGCACCCCCCACCCAGTCAAGAGGGGCACCCCCCACCCAGTCAAGAGGGGCACCCCCCACCCAGTCAAGAGGGACACCCCCCACTTAGCCGTGTGAAGAATATCATGGAGGACTCGTCACATGGGAAAAGTTTAACCCCATTGATTTGGAGGTAA